The Pecten maximus chromosome 12, xPecMax1.1, whole genome shotgun sequence genome includes a region encoding these proteins:
- the LOC117338943 gene encoding uncharacterized protein DDB_G0287625-like, whose translation MPCPCRSQGAVRGTGGVDSHDDSEKGHKNSNPNSNNTRNINSQNTGNPNSQNTGNPNSNNTRNINSQNTGNPNSNNTGNPYSKNTGNPNSNNTGNPNSNNTGNPNSNNAGNPNSNNTGNPNSNNTGNPNSNNTGNPNSNNTGNPNSNNTGIPNSNNTGNPNSNNTGNPNSNNAGNPNSNNTGNPNSNNTGNPNSNNTGIPNSNNTGNPNSNNTGIPNSNNTGNPNSNNTGNPNSNNTGNPNSNNTGNPNSNNTGNPNSNNTGIPNSSNTGNPNSNNTGNPNSNNNYLRKDMTMKRQYWIKYDYAADLEETLSSYDTPMLQGASASQN comes from the exons GTAACCCCAACTCCAACAATACACGTAACATCAACTCTCAAAATACTGGTAACCCCAACTCTCAAAATACTGGTAACCCCAATTCAAACAATACACGTAACATCAACTCTCAAAATACTGGTAACCCCAACTCCAACAATACAGGTAACCCCTACTCCAAAAATACAGGTAACCCCAACTCCAACAATACAGGTAACCCCAACTCCAACAATACAGGTAACCCCAACTCCAACAATGCAGGTAACCCCAACTCCAACAATACAGGTAACCCCAACTCCAACAATACAGGTAACCCCAACTCCAACAATACAGGTAACCCCAACTCCAACAATACAGGTAACCCCAACTCCAACAATACAGGTATCCCCAACTCCAACAATACAGGTAACCCCAACTCCAACAATACAGGTAACCCCAACTCCAACAATGCAGGTAACCCCAACTCCAACAATACAGGTAACCCCAACTCCAACAACACAGGTAACCCCAACTCCAACAACACAGGTATCCCCAACTCCAACAATACAGGTAACCCCAACTCCAACAATACAGGTATCCCCAACTCCAACAATACAGGTAACCCCAACTCCAACAATACAGGTAACCCCAACTCCAACAATACAGGTAACCCCAACTCCAACAATACAGGTAACCCCAACTCCAACAATACAGGTAACCCCAACTCCAACAATACAGGTATCCCCAACTCCAGCAATACAGGTAACCCCAACTCCAACAATACAGGTAACCCCAACTCCAACAATAACTATCTCAGAAAA GATATGACAATGAAGAGGCAGTATTGGATAAAATATGACTACGCAGCAGACCTGGAAGAGACCCTTAGTTCATATGACACACCCATGTTGCAGGGTGCTAGTGCATCCCAGAACTGA